A section of the Acidobacteriota bacterium genome encodes:
- a CDS encoding ABC transporter permease, with protein sequence MEILFKDIRYSLRSLLQNRSFTIAAIITLALGIGANTAIFSVINAVMLRPLPYAEPERLVVLGESIPDEKTIDYEISYPNLLELQSQNQSFEQVAAFGFNESVLKGKDEPATVSTMLVSANFFSVLAATVEQGRSFIESEDRPGGEAVVVISHHFWQQRFGGDPDFIGKTINLDDELYTVIGIMPADFKLPDERIEVWMAVGRLADEPFMKNRAVHFLSAIARLKPDITLEQARADIETLATRIQQQYASEDPGHGLRLTTLQARIVGDLRTALLVLFAAVAFLLLIACTNVANLQLTRALGRQKELAIRAALGASRLRIVRQLLTESLILALCGGAFGVLLALWGVDVLVYQLPESFPRVKEIGVDRFVLGFALLVSVLSGVLFGLLPAVKAAGAKLNETLKDGGKALSSGRSRARNVLIITEVALSLILLIGAGLMMKSFWRLTNVNPGFQADHLLTLNISLPRTKYQSREQVINFYKQLPERLEAVPGVQAVSAVNALPISGGDSHGELAIEARPFNPGEAPAASFRRILPNYFRAMGIVLLSGREFDKRDESGAPDVTIINETMARRYWQTPEAAIGQRIKVGPAENEPWLTIIGVVGDVKHEGLNAEPDLATFEPHSKRPRMTMNLLVRTHVEPTSVLPSVRRELKTAESELLIEKVSTMTERIDKSVAPERLNAILLGIFAAVGLFAASIGIYGMLAFSVTQRTREIGIRLALGAKRADILKMVIGQGLRLVVVGIALGLLASLWLMRLMEKLLFEVRPTDLSTFAVISLILTGVALVACLVPARRATKVDPMIALRYE encoded by the coding sequence ATGGAGATATTATTTAAAGATATTCGCTATAGCCTGCGCTCGTTACTTCAAAATCGCAGTTTTACCATTGCAGCCATCATCACTCTCGCCTTAGGCATTGGCGCGAATACGGCGATTTTCAGTGTCATCAACGCGGTGATGCTGAGACCCTTGCCGTATGCGGAACCCGAAAGGTTGGTGGTTCTCGGCGAATCCATTCCTGATGAAAAGACCATCGACTATGAAATCTCTTATCCGAACCTGCTTGAGTTGCAATCACAGAATCAATCCTTTGAGCAGGTCGCCGCTTTCGGATTTAACGAATCTGTGCTGAAAGGCAAAGATGAACCGGCAACTGTTTCAACCATGCTGGTTTCTGCAAATTTCTTTTCCGTGCTTGCTGCAACCGTCGAACAGGGGCGCAGCTTTATTGAATCCGAAGACCGACCGGGAGGTGAAGCGGTTGTTGTCATCAGCCATCATTTCTGGCAACAACGATTTGGTGGCGACCCTGATTTTATTGGCAAAACCATTAATCTGGACGATGAGCTTTATACAGTCATCGGCATTATGCCCGCAGATTTTAAATTGCCAGATGAGCGCATAGAGGTGTGGATGGCAGTGGGTCGCCTCGCTGACGAACCATTTATGAAAAACCGCGCGGTGCATTTTCTTTCGGCGATAGCGCGACTCAAACCCGATATCACGCTTGAACAGGCGCGTGCTGATATTGAAACCCTTGCTACTCGCATTCAGCAACAGTACGCCAGTGAAGACCCTGGACATGGCTTGCGACTTACGACATTGCAAGCGCGTATAGTGGGCGATTTGCGTACTGCATTACTTGTGCTTTTCGCTGCGGTTGCTTTTTTACTTTTGATTGCCTGCACCAATGTCGCCAACCTGCAACTTACGCGAGCGCTAGGGCGACAAAAAGAACTGGCAATTCGCGCAGCGCTTGGCGCAAGTCGCCTGCGTATTGTTCGTCAATTACTTACCGAAAGTTTAATACTCGCCCTATGCGGCGGCGCTTTTGGCGTGTTGCTGGCTCTATGGGGGGTTGACGTGCTGGTTTATCAATTGCCCGAATCATTCCCGCGCGTAAAAGAGATTGGTGTTGATCGGTTCGTTCTCGGTTTTGCCCTTCTGGTTTCGGTTTTATCAGGTGTGCTATTTGGCTTGCTTCCGGCAGTCAAAGCGGCAGGCGCAAAGTTAAACGAAACGCTCAAAGATGGTGGCAAGGCGCTTTCGTCGGGGCGAAGTCGCGCGCGTAATGTATTGATTATCACCGAAGTCGCCCTTTCACTCATTTTGTTAATCGGCGCAGGGTTGATGATGAAAAGTTTCTGGCGATTAACCAACGTCAATCCGGGATTTCAAGCAGACCATCTGCTGACCCTGAATATCTCTTTGCCGAGAACGAAATACCAAAGCCGCGAGCAGGTCATCAATTTTTATAAGCAACTTCCCGAACGATTGGAAGCGGTTCCGGGTGTTCAAGCCGTCAGTGCCGTAAATGCTCTGCCAATCAGCGGCGGTGATTCCCACGGCGAACTAGCGATTGAAGCTCGTCCATTTAATCCCGGGGAAGCGCCTGCGGCGAGCTTTCGCCGCATTTTGCCAAATTATTTTCGCGCAATGGGAATCGTCTTACTGAGCGGTCGTGAATTCGATAAGCGCGATGAAAGCGGCGCGCCCGATGTGACGATTATCAATGAAACGATGGCGCGGCGTTATTGGCAAACCCCTGAAGCCGCGATTGGGCAACGAATCAAAGTTGGACCGGCAGAAAACGAACCCTGGTTGACTATTATCGGGGTTGTCGGTGATGTCAAACACGAAGGTCTGAATGCGGAACCAGACCTTGCTACCTTTGAACCGCACTCAAAACGACCGCGCATGACCATGAATTTATTAGTGAGAACCCATGTTGAACCCACCAGCGTACTCCCTTCTGTACGCCGGGAACTTAAAACGGCAGAAAGCGAACTGTTGATTGAGAAGGTGAGCACCATGACGGAACGCATTGATAAATCGGTTGCCCCTGAGCGGTTGAATGCGATTTTACTTGGTATCTTTGCTGCGGTTGGGTTGTTTGCCGCAAGTATCGGGATTTATGGGATGCTGGCTTTTTCCGTAACCCAGCGTACACGCGAAATCGGTATTCGCCTCGCCCTCGGAGCAAAGCGTGCTGATATTCTGAAAATGGTTATCGGGCAGGGATTGCGATTGGTGGTTGTAGGCATCGCGTTAGGTTTACTGGCTTCGCTTTGGTTGATGAGGTTGATGGAGAAGTTGTTATTTGAGGTTCGCCCAACTGACCTTTCAACCTTTGCAGTGATTTCTTTGATTTTGACAGGAGTGGCGCTGGTAGCCTGTTTGGTGCCCGCGCGACGAGCCACGAAAGTCGATCCGATGATTGCCCTGAGATATGAATAA
- a CDS encoding ABC transporter permease: protein MQTLIQDLRYGLRMLMKKPGFTFIAILTLALGIGATTAIFTIINSVLLRPLPYPDAERLVYVGQKFRSGLAGSGEPKFLFWREHNQSFEALAAYSNFGGAGGNLSSGNEPEFVRGLRISEDFFQVLGVYPALGRPFTQAEDTPGSAPVAILSDGLWQRRFGGDKDLLGKTVLLNDQSVTIVGILPKHFQFSESIDLYVPLKARPNANYDPNATVVGRLKSGVTLEQAASEFQSIADEYREAFPKQMQEGESAGVRPYKEIFTEDVEKLLWILFGAVGFLLLIACANVANLQLTRAAGRQKEIAVRRALGAGNGRIIRQLLTEGVLLALIGGTAGLLLAVWGTEVLIAALPQGYLPNASQIKADGWVLAFAIVAAIITGLLFGLAPAWQAGKVDVNQTLKESAGRGTATRGRLRGALVVAEVALSLVLLVGAGLLIRTFANLLNVEPGFDPRNVLTFQVALNGARYDTTSEAAAFYRDATERIKALPGVESAAVVNKLPLDWQFNMPVTFPENPDKVQSVQLRMISPEYFKVMKIALQQGREFNEADNPGAASVAIINEAFARRYFNEKNPLNQQLTVGRGLGDPMRQIVGVIADVKQMGLDSDALPMVFVPIPQMSDKLMAVVRAFTVANFTVRTRVAPLSLSKAIKNEIATLDATMPVSQILTMEEVANRSVASQRFNMLMLALFAGLGLLLAAVGIYGVVSNVVAQRTNEIGLRIALGAQSVDVVKLVVKYGLGLAISGIGLGLIASFGLTRLMKSFLFGVSATDPLTFVLISILLITIALLACYIPARRATKVDPMIALRYE from the coding sequence ATGCAAACTTTGATACAGGATTTACGTTATGGCTTACGAATGCTCATGAAAAAACCAGGCTTCACCTTTATTGCCATATTGACGCTGGCGCTCGGCATCGGCGCGACCACCGCAATCTTCACCATCATCAACTCGGTGTTGCTGCGTCCGCTGCCCTATCCTGATGCTGAGCGATTGGTCTATGTCGGACAGAAATTCAGGAGCGGTTTAGCCGGTTCGGGCGAACCCAAGTTTCTTTTCTGGCGCGAACACAATCAATCGTTTGAAGCGCTCGCGGCTTACTCAAATTTTGGCGGCGCGGGTGGCAATTTATCGAGTGGAAACGAGCCGGAATTCGTCAGAGGGTTGCGGATTTCCGAAGATTTCTTTCAAGTGCTCGGTGTTTACCCCGCGCTCGGTCGTCCGTTTACCCAAGCCGAAGACACACCGGGCAGCGCCCCCGTGGCGATTTTAAGTGATGGATTGTGGCAAAGGCGATTTGGCGGCGACAAAGATTTGCTTGGTAAAACCGTTCTGCTCAATGACCAATCCGTAACCATCGTCGGAATTTTGCCCAAGCATTTTCAGTTCAGTGAATCAATCGATTTATACGTGCCGTTGAAGGCGCGACCCAATGCCAATTATGACCCGAACGCCACCGTCGTCGGGAGATTGAAATCGGGCGTGACCCTTGAACAGGCAGCAAGCGAATTTCAATCGATTGCCGACGAGTACCGCGAGGCTTTTCCCAAACAGATGCAGGAGGGGGAAAGCGCAGGCGTCAGACCCTACAAAGAAATTTTCACCGAAGATGTAGAAAAATTGTTGTGGATATTGTTTGGCGCGGTCGGCTTTTTATTGTTGATTGCCTGCGCCAATGTTGCCAATTTGCAACTCACACGCGCCGCCGGACGACAAAAAGAGATTGCCGTGCGCCGCGCGCTTGGCGCTGGCAATGGGCGCATCATTCGACAATTACTGACCGAAGGCGTGTTGCTTGCGCTCATCGGCGGCACCGCCGGTTTGTTGCTGGCGGTCTGGGGTACGGAAGTTTTAATTGCCGCTTTGCCACAAGGCTATTTGCCCAATGCCTCGCAGATCAAAGCCGACGGTTGGGTATTGGCATTTGCAATCGTGGCAGCGATCATCACAGGTCTCTTATTTGGACTCGCTCCGGCGTGGCAAGCGGGCAAAGTCGATGTCAACCAGACGTTGAAAGAGAGCGCCGGCAGAGGCACCGCCACACGCGGGCGATTGCGCGGCGCATTGGTGGTTGCCGAAGTCGCTTTGTCGCTGGTCTTGCTTGTCGGCGCTGGATTATTGATTCGCACCTTTGCGAATCTGCTCAATGTCGAACCGGGCTTTGACCCGCGCAATGTATTGACCTTTCAGGTTGCCCTGAACGGGGCGCGTTACGATACGACCAGTGAAGCGGCGGCTTTTTATCGCGATGCTACCGAACGCATAAAAGCTCTGCCGGGTGTCGAATCAGCGGCGGTGGTGAATAAATTACCGCTCGATTGGCAATTCAACATGCCGGTTACTTTTCCCGAAAATCCCGACAAGGTGCAATCGGTGCAGTTGCGCATGATTTCACCGGAATATTTCAAGGTGATGAAAATCGCTTTGCAACAGGGCAGAGAATTCAATGAAGCGGATAACCCGGGCGCAGCGTCGGTGGCGATTATCAATGAAGCCTTTGCCCGCCGCTACTTTAATGAAAAGAATCCGCTCAACCAGCAACTCACCGTCGGGCGCGGACTGGGTGACCCGATGCGCCAGATTGTTGGGGTGATTGCCGATGTCAAACAGATGGGTCTCGACAGTGATGCCCTGCCGATGGTTTTCGTACCGATTCCGCAAATGTCCGACAAATTGATGGCGGTGGTTCGTGCGTTTACGGTAGCGAATTTCACCGTGCGAACCCGTGTCGCGCCGCTCAGTTTGAGCAAGGCGATTAAGAATGAAATTGCGACGCTTGATGCGACGATGCCGGTCTCGCAGATTTTAACAATGGAAGAGGTCGCCAATCGTTCAGTCGCTTCGCAACGCTTCAATATGTTGATGCTCGCGCTGTTTGCGGGACTCGGTTTGTTATTGGCAGCCGTGGGAATTTATGGCGTGGTTTCAAATGTCGTGGCGCAACGCACCAATGAAATCGGTTTGCGAATCGCCCTCGGAGCGCAATCGGTTGATGTCGTGAAACTGGTGGTCAAATACGGATTGGGGCTTGCCATCTCAGGGATTGGCTTGGGATTGATTGCTTCATTCGGATTGACCCGCTTGATGAAAAGTTTTCTGTTTGGCGTGAGCGCCACAGACCCTTTAACCTTTGTATTAATTTCAATATTGCTCATCACTATTGCACTGCTTGCTTGTTACATTCCGGCGCGACGAGCCACTAAAGTCGATCCGATGATTGCCCTGAGATACGAGTAA
- a CDS encoding ABC transporter permease, with amino-acid sequence MDNLIQDLRYAFRALLKKPFFAVIAIMTLSLGIGANTAIFSVVNGVLLRPLPFPEPERLMMVYNTSGKEDQGSATYPDFNDWRERNQSFTQLAAYSTRDFTITGVGEPFRLRGAMVTHELLPLLGVSPEQGRFFSAEEDKPGARAVILSHRVWQEYFGSEGRLPEKPINLNGQNYNVIGVMPAGFVFPIQTEPVIELWTTTATMQEGRAPLTAQRGNHALEVIGRLKAGVTPEQAQAEMSLIVSDIAQQFPDTNSEFGVRVAALHQDLIRDFSLALWLLFGAVACVLLIACANVANLLLARATTRQKEVAIRTALGASRWRIIRQLITESLLLSVSGGMLGMLIAMWGTDLVLSLVPKGLPRAASIGFDASVLIFTTLISVVTGLLFGIAPALQISKTSLTQSLKEGGRSASGGAQHNRIRSVFVVAEVAIALTLLVTAGLLINSFFRLQNLKPGFETTNLLSFRLGLPDTRYPQEQHLTNFYNQLASRIEGIAGVKDVAYITALPFSGQGAGVGFSIEGEPGEPNRPFPYETDLRTVSSGYFHAMGIQLLSGRDFDERDTSTSNQVVIINETLANKFFPNQNPIGKRINPSFATDDRGILMREIIGVVSDIKHRTLNEEPRAEVYIAYPQNPRPTMFYVVRTTNDPTATVAAIRSEVQSLDKDLPMYNIKTLDQYISASVSQPRFNMLLLCIFASAALLLTIVGLYGVMSYAVTQRTHEIGVRMALGAQTGDVIRLIVKHGLKLTFIGIAIGLAGALALGRITESLLFGVTASDPVTFIVVSLILTGVALVACLVPARRATKVDPMIALRYE; translated from the coding sequence ATGGATAATTTAATTCAAGACTTACGCTATGCCTTTCGAGCCTTGCTCAAAAAACCATTTTTCGCAGTGATTGCCATAATGACTCTCAGCTTGGGGATTGGCGCAAACACCGCCATTTTCAGTGTGGTCAATGGCGTCTTGCTTCGCCCTCTGCCGTTTCCTGAACCTGAACGTTTGATGATGGTCTATAACACTTCGGGTAAAGAAGACCAGGGCAGCGCGACCTACCCGGACTTTAATGATTGGCGCGAACGCAATCAATCGTTCACCCAACTGGCAGCCTATTCGACCAGAGATTTCACCATCACAGGCGTCGGCGAACCGTTTCGTTTGCGCGGCGCGATGGTCACACATGAATTATTACCGCTGCTTGGCGTGAGTCCCGAACAAGGTCGCTTCTTTAGCGCCGAAGAAGATAAGCCGGGCGCGCGCGCAGTGATTCTCAGCCATCGCGTATGGCAGGAATATTTCGGTTCCGAAGGTCGATTACCTGAAAAGCCCATCAACCTGAACGGGCAAAATTACAATGTCATCGGGGTGATGCCCGCTGGATTTGTCTTTCCGATTCAGACCGAACCAGTAATCGAACTATGGACGACAACCGCAACCATGCAGGAAGGTCGCGCCCCGCTTACTGCGCAACGCGGCAATCACGCGCTGGAGGTTATCGGTCGTTTAAAAGCTGGTGTGACGCCGGAACAGGCGCAAGCCGAAATGAGTTTGATAGTCAGCGATATTGCTCAACAGTTTCCCGATACCAACTCGGAATTCGGTGTGCGAGTCGCCGCGTTGCATCAAGACCTGATTCGCGATTTCAGTCTGGCGCTGTGGTTGCTGTTCGGCGCGGTCGCCTGTGTATTGCTGATTGCCTGCGCCAATGTTGCCAATCTTTTACTGGCGCGCGCCACTACCAGACAAAAAGAGGTGGCGATTCGCACGGCGCTTGGCGCGAGTCGTTGGCGCATTATTCGCCAGTTGATTACCGAAAGCCTGTTGCTTTCAGTAAGTGGCGGGATGTTGGGAATGTTGATTGCGATGTGGGGAACCGACCTCGTGTTGTCATTGGTTCCGAAAGGCTTGCCGCGCGCCGCAAGCATCGGCTTTGATGCCAGCGTTTTGATTTTTACAACGCTTATTTCGGTAGTCACCGGGTTGCTTTTTGGCATTGCTCCGGCGTTGCAGATTTCCAAAACCAGCCTGACGCAATCCTTGAAAGAAGGCGGACGTAGTGCATCGGGCGGCGCACAGCACAATCGCATTCGCAGCGTTTTCGTGGTCGCAGAAGTCGCCATCGCATTGACGTTGCTGGTAACCGCAGGACTGTTAATCAACAGCTTCTTTCGCTTGCAAAATCTCAAGCCCGGTTTTGAAACCACCAACCTGTTGAGTTTTCGTCTGGGACTTCCCGATACGCGCTATCCGCAGGAACAACATCTGACGAATTTTTATAACCAACTCGCCTCGCGCATTGAAGGCATCGCCGGTGTAAAAGACGTCGCCTACATTACGGCTTTACCATTTAGCGGACAGGGCGCAGGCGTGGGCTTTTCCATCGAAGGCGAGCCAGGCGAACCCAATCGTCCGTTCCCCTATGAAACGGATTTAAGAACCGTAAGTAGCGGTTATTTTCACGCGATGGGAATTCAACTTTTGAGTGGCAGAGATTTTGATGAACGCGATACTTCAACATCAAATCAAGTCGTCATCATCAATGAAACCCTGGCGAATAAATTTTTCCCCAATCAAAACCCGATTGGCAAACGCATCAATCCGAGTTTTGCGACCGATGATCGCGGCATCCTCATGCGCGAGATTATCGGCGTCGTCAGTGACATCAAACATCGAACCTTGAATGAAGAACCGCGCGCCGAAGTCTATATCGCTTATCCACAGAATCCCCGCCCGACCATGTTTTATGTGGTGCGCACCACCAATGACCCGACCGCTACGGTTGCGGCGATTCGCAGCGAAGTTCAATCGCTTGATAAAGACCTGCCGATGTACAACATCAAAACCCTTGATCAATACATCTCGGCATCGGTATCGCAACCGCGATTCAATATGCTGCTGCTTTGCATTTTCGCCAGCGCCGCGCTGCTTCTTACCATCGTCGGTCTTTATGGGGTGATGAGTTATGCGGTGACACAACGCACCCACGAAATCGGTGTGCGCATGGCGCTTGGCGCGCAGACCGGCGATGTAATAAGGCTGATTGTCAAACACGGATTGAAACTGACATTCATCGGCATTGCCATAGGTCTGGCTGGGGCGCTGGCACTGGGTCGCATCACCGAAAGTCTGCTTTTCGGGGTCACGGCATCCGACCCCGTCACCTTTATTGTCGTGTCTTTGATTTTGACAGGAGTGGCTCTGGTAGCCTGTTTGGTGCCGGCGCGCCGCGCCACCAAAGTTGATCCCATGATTGCGCTCCGCTACGAATAG
- a CDS encoding ABC transporter permease, which produces MKDLLQDLRYSFRLLFKNFGFTAVALITLALGIGANSAIFSVVNTVLLTPLAYKDSERLVMMNHRYPKLDLNASVSAVGFTHYRDQNQSFENILAFNMWQVNLTGAGEPERLSGLTVTPTFFPTLGIDPAKGRVFLAEEDQPGRNKVVVLSDGLWRRRFGADPNILNQSITLNGESYNVIGIMPPSFQFGREFAQTVDLYAPLTFTEAQLQPNRWRNEFLTVLARLKPGVTFEQAQTEMDSIAANVRQQYFTGSDASDPGSWGLRLRPLHELIVGDIRPALLVLLAAVGLVLLIACANVANLLLARAASRQKEVAIRVALGASRMRMIRQFLTESVVLALIGGTLGTLLAIWGINALLKLNNDLIPRSQEIGLDSRVLIFTLGISLLTGILFGLVPALQSSKTDLHDTLKEGGRSGASGTKRNVRSALVVAEIALALVLLIGAGLLIRSFTKLQDVSPGFNPENLLVMQVALPGNQYNEPQKIDNFFQQALQSIQALPGVQSAGVASTVPMSGNNSSGSFAIEGRTVQPGEMAPWGNRWQAGSNYFQTLNIPLIKGRFFDDRDVLTSQPVAIIDETMQRKFWPDEDPVGKRISFQRDPQGNPIWREIVGIVGHVRHRGLEGESPVQYYLPHRQLAGNGMFVIVRTANEPSGLASAVRGAIQSVDRDLPVYRVTTMEQVVTDSMTQRRFAMTLLGIFALVALILASVGLYGVMAYSVTQRTHEIGIRMALGAKSGDVLKMVVGQGMVLAVIGLGIGLVAAFGLTRLMTTLLFGVSATDPLIFAILPLLLAGVAVAASLIPARRATKVEPIIALRYE; this is translated from the coding sequence ATGAAAGACCTGCTTCAGGATTTACGTTATAGCTTCCGATTGCTCTTTAAAAATTTTGGCTTCACCGCCGTGGCGCTGATTACCCTGGCGCTCGGCATCGGGGCAAACAGCGCGATTTTCAGTGTCGTCAATACAGTGCTTTTGACGCCGCTGGCATACAAAGACTCGGAACGCCTGGTGATGATGAATCATCGCTACCCCAAACTTGATTTGAACGCTTCGGTTTCTGCTGTTGGTTTTACGCATTACCGTGACCAAAACCAGAGCTTTGAAAACATCCTGGCGTTTAATATGTGGCAGGTGAATCTCACAGGCGCAGGTGAACCTGAACGATTGTCAGGTCTCACCGTAACCCCGACCTTTTTCCCGACGCTTGGCATTGACCCCGCAAAAGGGCGCGTCTTTCTTGCCGAAGAAGATCAACCGGGACGCAACAAAGTAGTTGTTCTAAGTGACGGATTGTGGCGCAGACGATTCGGCGCTGACCCGAACATCTTGAATCAATCCATCACCCTCAACGGCGAAAGCTATAACGTCATTGGCATCATGCCTCCGAGTTTTCAATTTGGCAGAGAGTTTGCGCAGACCGTTGATTTATATGCGCCGCTGACTTTCACCGAAGCGCAATTGCAACCCAATCGCTGGCGCAATGAATTCCTCACGGTTTTAGCGCGCCTAAAACCTGGTGTGACGTTTGAGCAGGCGCAGACCGAAATGGATTCTATTGCCGCCAATGTCAGGCAACAATATTTCACCGGCAGCGATGCCAGCGACCCCGGCAGTTGGGGATTGCGCCTGAGACCGCTTCACGAACTGATCGTTGGCGATATTCGACCGGCGCTTCTGGTGTTATTGGCAGCAGTCGGATTGGTGTTACTGATTGCCTGCGCCAATGTCGCCAATTTACTTCTGGCGCGCGCCGCATCGCGTCAAAAAGAGGTGGCGATTCGTGTGGCGCTCGGTGCCAGTCGTATGCGCATGATTCGCCAGTTTTTAACCGAGAGCGTAGTGCTGGCGTTGATTGGCGGTACACTCGGAACCTTACTTGCCATCTGGGGAATCAACGCCCTGTTAAAACTCAATAACGATTTGATTCCGCGCTCGCAGGAAATCGGTCTCGATAGTCGCGTTCTAATATTCACACTGGGAATCTCTTTACTGACGGGAATTCTTTTCGGCTTGGTTCCGGCGCTGCAATCTTCAAAAACCGATTTGCACGATACCTTGAAAGAAGGCGGACGAAGCGGCGCAAGCGGCACCAAACGCAATGTCCGTAGCGCGCTGGTGGTTGCAGAGATAGCTCTGGCATTGGTGCTCTTGATTGGCGCGGGATTGTTGATTCGCAGTTTCACAAAACTTCAAGACGTAAGCCCCGGCTTCAATCCTGAAAATCTCCTGGTCATGCAGGTGGCGTTGCCCGGCAATCAATATAATGAGCCGCAAAAGATAGACAATTTTTTCCAACAGGCGCTGCAAAGTATTCAAGCGTTACCAGGGGTGCAATCCGCAGGCGTTGCCTCGACTGTGCCGATGAGCGGCAACAATTCGAGCGGCAGTTTTGCCATCGAAGGCAGAACCGTTCAACCGGGCGAGATGGCTCCCTGGGGAAATCGCTGGCAGGCGGGAAGCAATTATTTTCAAACGCTGAATATCCCTTTGATTAAAGGGCGATTTTTTGATGACCGTGACGTGCTGACCTCGCAACCCGTAGCGATTATTGATGAGACCATGCAGCGCAAGTTTTGGCCTGATGAAGACCCGGTTGGCAAGCGCATCAGTTTTCAACGCGACCCGCAAGGCAACCCCATCTGGCGCGAAATTGTTGGCATCGTCGGTCACGTGCGCCACAGAGGACTTGAAGGTGAATCGCCCGTGCAATATTACCTGCCGCATCGTCAACTGGCAGGCAACGGAATGTTTGTGATTGTACGAACCGCAAACGAGCCTTCCGGTCTGGCGTCCGCTGTGCGCGGCGCTATTCAATCGGTTGATCGTGACCTGCCGGTTTATCGCGTCACGACGATGGAACAGGTGGTCACCGATTCAATGACCCAGAGGCGATTTGCCATGACCTTGCTTGGCATTTTTGCGCTCGTGGCGTTGATTCTGGCATCGGTTGGACTTTACGGCGTGATGGCTTATTCGGTCACTCAACGCACCCACGAAATCGGCATACGCATGGCGCTTGGCGCAAAATCCGGCGATGTATTGAAGATGGTTGTCGGGCAGGGAATGGTGCTGGCGGTCATTGGCTTAGGGATAGGTCTGGTCGCTGCATTCGGCTTAACCCGATTGATGACCACGCTCTTATTCGGTGTGAGCGCCACCGACCCGCTTATCTTCGCCATTTTGCCTTTGCTGCTTGCCGGTGTGGCAGTGGCAGCGAGTTTAATTCCGGCGCGACGCGCAACCAAAGTCGAACCCATTATCGCGCTCAGATATGAGTGA